Proteins encoded by one window of Paroedura picta isolate Pp20150507F chromosome 11, Ppicta_v3.0, whole genome shotgun sequence:
- the TMEM128 gene encoding transmembrane protein 128, giving the protein MAEAKMAAQDGDLLEPLLRLRRQLGRMPLGTQQPAQGSEGETATAVELTSAEKKEKPPPRLNVHSAFWIVASVAVTYYVEFFRAVKEIIQTESGWFMLGIWLLLGSLAVAFYCIIYLEWYRGIEDYDTAYPALIPITTASFLAAAICFNVALWPVWSFLTPLVLFTQFMGVVMLISLLG; this is encoded by the coding sequence aTGGCggaggctaaaatggctgcccaagATGGAGACTTGCTGGAGCCGCTGCTGCGCCTGAGGAGACAGCTCGGCCGCATGCCTCTCGGgacgcagcagccggctcaaggatctGAGGGAGAGACCGCGACGGCCGTCGAATTGACGAGCgcggagaagaaagagaagcccCCTCCGAGGCTGAACGTCCACTCGGCTTTCTGGATCGTGGCCTCGGTCGCCGTCACCTATTACGTTGAGTTTTTTAGAGCTGTGAAGGAGATTATCCAGACAGAGAGTGGTTGGTTCATGCTCGGCATCTGGCTGTTGCTGGGGAGCTTGGCCGTGGCCTTCTATTGCATCATCTACCTTGAGTGGTACCGCGGGATCGAAGACTACGACACGGCCTACCCGGCCCTCATCCCCATCACGACGGCCTCTTTCCTGGCCGCGGCCATCTGCTTCAACGTCGCCTTGTGGCCCGTGTGGTCTTTCCTCactcctttggtgctcttcacCCAGTTCATGGGGGTCGTCATGCTCATCTCGCTGCTGGGGTGA